Proteins encoded together in one Epinephelus moara isolate mb chromosome 2, YSFRI_EMoa_1.0, whole genome shotgun sequence window:
- the rffl gene encoding E3 ubiquitin-protein ligase rififylin yields MFASCCNWLCMDAGDDTEQSAGAERRHQSYTNSGFNSQPSPPAPEHTCKACGGHLDTPAKKHVCVDCKKDYCSRCSAQLEPRPRLCHTCQRFYGNLLERAELMKLKVKELRDYLHLHEVSTHLCREKEELVELVLSQQSSPSSDSAPETLTPDPVSMTFDSPDLTPHTSTPAPPAPTPEPPAAQPEAPPTETAPTEPDVQDEDQTWDPEEAPVSGRRASLSDLSCVEDIEALSVRQLKEILARNFVNYKGCCEKWELMERVTRLYQDQQNLLAANTVNAAESGGGGGRPAGLEENLCKICMDCPIDCVLLECGHMITCTKCGKRMSECPICRQYVVRAVHVFRS; encoded by the exons ATGTTTGCGTCCTGCTGTAACTGGTTGTGTATGGACGCTGGTGATGACACTGAGCAGTCTGCCGGAGCTGAGCGACGTCATCAGTCCTACACTAACTCGGGCTTCAACAGTCAGCCGTCTCCTcctgcacctgaacacacctgtaAGGCGTGCGGGGGGCACTTGGACACACCTGCAAAGAAG catgtGTGCGTGGACTGTAAGAAGGACTACTGCAGCCGCTGCTCCGCACAGCTGGAGCCCCGCCCCCGtctctgtcacacctgtcagcgTTTCTACGGCAACCTGCTGGAGCGGGCGGAGCTCATGAAGCTGAAAGTGAAGGAGCTCCGGGACTACCTGCACCTGCACGAGGTCTCCACCCACCTGTGCAGAGAGAAG GAGGAACTGGTGGAGCTGGTCCTCAGTCAGCAGTCTTCACCATCCAGTGACTCCGCCCCTGAGACCTTGACCCCCGACCCTGTGTCCATGACCTTTGACTCACCTGACTTGACCCCTCACACCTCGACTCCTGCCCCCCCTGCCCCGACCCCTGAACCCCCAGCTGCACAGCCTGAAGCCCCACCCACAGAGACCGCCCCCACTGAGCCCGATGTTCAGGACGAAGACCAG ACCTGGGACCCGGAGGAGGCCCCGGTTTCGGGTCGCAGGGCATCTCTGTCTGACCTGAGCTGTGTGGAAGACATTGAGGCTCTCAGCGTCCGGCAGCTGAAGGAAATCCTTGCCAGGAACTTTGTCAACTACAAAGGCTGCTGTGAGAAGTGGGAGCTGATGGAGAGGGTGACCCGGCTGTACCAGGACCAGCAGAACCTACTGG CTGCCAACACTGTGAACGCTGCAG AGTCCGGCGGCGGCGGTGGCCGTCCTGCAGGTTTGGAGGAGAACCTCTGTAAGATATGTATGGACTGTCCGATCGACTGCGTCCTGTTGGAgtgtggtcacatgatcacctGCACCAAGTGCGGCAAGAGGATGAGCGAATGTCCCATCTGCCGCCAGTACGTCGTCCGAGCTGTCCACGTCTTCCGGTCCTGA